In a genomic window of Macrobrachium nipponense isolate FS-2020 chromosome 10, ASM1510439v2, whole genome shotgun sequence:
- the LOC135223888 gene encoding cuticle protein 7-like → MCSKVLLASFCLVAVVMGRPDGSHAPGGYGYDAPKHQQSYEEGRPFDYSYVVKDAYQNLDFGHKSTSDGKVVTGDYHVLLPDGRNQTVVYTADGYNGYQAQVAYHGEARYPEVKPYAPAHSYGAPAPSYGAPKPTYKEPGPVYGTPAPIY, encoded by the exons GTCCTACTTGCATCCTTCTGCCTTGTGGCTGTGGTGATGGGACGCCCTGATGGCTCCCATGCCCCTGGAGGGTACGGGTATGATGCCCCTAAACATCAACAGAGCTACGAG GAGGGGAGGCCATTCGACTACTCCTACGTCGTCAAGGACGCCTACCAAAACCTCGACTTCGGTCACAAGTCCACCTCCGACGGGAAGGTGGTGACCGGCGACTACCACGTCCTCCTCCCCGACGGTCGCAATCAGACCGTCGTTTACACCGCCGACGGCTACAACGGCTACCAAGCTCAGGTTGCTTACCACGGTGAAGCCAGGTACCCCGAAGTCAAACCCTATGCCCCTGCCCATTCCTACGGCGCCCCTGCTCCTTCCTACGGGGCCCCTAAACCCACTTACAAAGAACCTGGCCCTGTTTATGGAACCCCAGCTCCCATCTATTAA